One Leptospira fletcheri genomic window carries:
- a CDS encoding TIGR04452 family lipoprotein: MVKKTIFPLTFRLFASNCTALDSTGATNSYKGSVVKSKIHDAAFSSDFLYYNSVLSDSSSAAAVAMIDSYLAEIFANIDDSKYYGKTSVDKCVQDIRILGLSVMSASLTVATNNDCSKLQANPAIL, encoded by the coding sequence ATGGTGAAAAAAACAATATTCCCTCTGACGTTCCGCCTCTTCGCTTCGAACTGTACCGCATTGGACTCCACCGGCGCTACCAACTCCTACAAAGGATCCGTAGTGAAAAGCAAGATTCACGACGCAGCGTTCAGTTCCGATTTTCTTTATTATAATTCCGTTTTGTCCGACTCGTCGAGCGCGGCTGCAGTAGCGATGATAGATTCCTACTTGGCTGAAATTTTTGCGAATATAGACGATAGCAAATACTACGGTAAGACCTCGGTGGACAAATGCGTTCAGGATATACGGATCCTCGGGCTTTCGGTGATGAGCGCCTCCTTGACCGTCGCCACAAACAACGACTGCTCGAAATTGCAAGCGAATCCGGCCATATTATAA
- a CDS encoding SBBP repeat-containing protein: MKKESARYKFPMRIPKFAYSLCFLSLVFLNCLKTESGNCDNSDVFTASFFQGLNSRRGSSFCGYLKSPLPTTPWTRLLGAAGASTQSAGVTADSSGNVYAAGNTTGSLDGNALIGSQDAFVVKYDTNGNKQWTRTLGVGGSSLSMNGTASDSLQNVYILGSTSVSLDGQAFSGTTDLFLTKYDTNGNKLWTRLLGPSGSAALPMGITTDPLNFVYVTGYTNGNLDGNVLVGLYDLFLTKYDPNGVRLWTRTLGVSGAHTQSDAITLDSSNSVYVTGYTTGNLDGNVLAGAQDLIVVKYDSNGNKQWTRQLGLSAASEVGNGLTTDMFGNIYATGNTNGNLDGQTLTGTFAFFVVKYDNQGTKQWTRLLGTGGTFTYGLGITYDSFNDVFITGYTGGGLDGNTLTGTQDIYVTKYDSNGVKQSTQQTGASAASTTASGIASDYYDNMYKTGYTSGSLNGQTLVGTSALYIIKN, encoded by the coding sequence ATGAAAAAAGAAAGTGCAAGATACAAATTTCCGATGAGAATTCCCAAATTTGCTTATTCCCTTTGTTTCCTATCGTTGGTTTTTCTGAACTGCTTGAAGACGGAATCCGGAAACTGCGACAATTCCGATGTCTTTACGGCTTCCTTTTTCCAAGGTCTCAATTCTCGGAGAGGTTCTTCCTTTTGCGGATATCTGAAATCTCCTCTGCCGACGACTCCTTGGACCCGCCTCTTGGGGGCAGCCGGCGCTTCCACCCAATCCGCAGGAGTGACTGCCGATAGTTCGGGAAACGTTTATGCTGCCGGAAATACGACGGGGAGTCTGGACGGAAACGCCCTGATCGGTTCTCAAGACGCGTTCGTAGTCAAATACGATACGAACGGAAACAAACAATGGACGAGAACGTTGGGGGTTGGGGGGTCCAGCTTGAGTATGAACGGAACCGCTTCCGATTCTCTCCAAAACGTGTACATTTTGGGTTCCACAAGTGTGAGCTTGGACGGGCAGGCTTTTTCGGGCACCACGGATTTGTTCCTTACGAAATACGATACGAACGGAAATAAACTTTGGACCCGTCTTTTAGGACCGTCCGGAAGCGCCGCGCTTCCAATGGGAATCACGACGGATCCCCTCAACTTTGTTTACGTGACGGGCTACACGAACGGGAACCTGGACGGAAACGTACTTGTCGGATTGTACGACTTATTTCTTACGAAATACGACCCGAACGGAGTCAGATTGTGGACACGCACCCTGGGAGTCTCGGGGGCACATACGCAATCGGATGCAATTACTTTAGATTCCTCTAATTCGGTTTACGTGACAGGTTATACGACCGGAAATTTGGACGGAAACGTCCTGGCCGGAGCTCAGGATCTGATCGTGGTCAAATACGATTCGAACGGGAACAAACAATGGACACGCCAATTGGGGTTATCGGCCGCTTCCGAAGTCGGAAACGGATTAACTACCGATATGTTTGGGAATATCTATGCGACGGGAAATACGAACGGAAACCTGGACGGTCAGACTCTTACCGGTACCTTCGCTTTCTTTGTCGTGAAATACGACAACCAAGGCACAAAACAATGGACGCGTCTTTTAGGTACCGGAGGAACTTTTACGTACGGATTGGGAATCACATACGATTCCTTTAACGACGTTTTCATAACAGGATATACGGGAGGAGGTTTGGACGGGAATACCCTGACCGGAACTCAGGATATCTACGTGACGAAATACGACTCGAATGGAGTAAAACAATCCACGCAACAAACGGGGGCCTCGGCTGCCAGCACCACCGCTTCGGGAATCGCTTCCGATTACTATGATAACATGTACAAGACGGGATACACCTCAGGCAGCCTGAACGGGCAGACCCTTGTCGGAACGAGCGCTTTATATATTATAAAAAATTAA
- a CDS encoding SRPBCC family protein has protein sequence MDPLKIAHESFSIEKIYKAAPNSVFSAWGSLSSKSKWFIGPKDWVQVKRELDFRVGGNEVLQGRFGDRLKTVYTARFHSILPDQRIVFVYDMHLNDAIHSVSLASVEIEGLSGGRTRLTFTEQVAFLDGTPGNEGNVSRKNGTEAHLDRLALFLGEEE, from the coding sequence ATGGATCCGCTAAAAATCGCGCACGAATCGTTCAGTATAGAAAAGATCTACAAGGCCGCTCCGAATTCGGTTTTTTCCGCCTGGGGCTCCCTTTCTTCGAAATCGAAATGGTTTATCGGACCGAAAGATTGGGTTCAGGTCAAAAGGGAACTGGATTTTCGAGTAGGGGGAAACGAAGTTCTGCAAGGTCGTTTTGGGGATCGCCTAAAAACGGTTTATACGGCGCGTTTTCACAGCATTCTTCCGGACCAAAGGATCGTATTCGTATACGATATGCATCTAAACGACGCGATCCATTCCGTTTCGCTTGCCTCGGTGGAAATCGAAGGTTTGTCCGGAGGAAGGACTCGTCTTACGTTTACCGAACAGGTCGCGTTTCTGGATGGAACTCCTGGGAATGAAGGAAACGTTTCCAGAAAGAACGGAACAGAAGCGCATTTGGATCGATTGGCTCTCTTCTTGGGAGAGGAAGAATGA
- a CDS encoding alpha/beta hydrolase family protein, translating into MDRNTKTFFIGSVELRIEDPELGISFPVLVQYPTETPSVPTSFGPYIMDVSSNADLSEGRFPLIVISHGNGGSHLLYRTISTHLAKNGMIVAMLEHYGNNRNNNELENTRANLINRPKHVSMTIDGLLSSERFGKSVRTDRIAMIGHSMGGYTALALAGGVPWTKEGEKVETPTDSRLRAIVLMAPGAGWFLNSLSKVTIPILLFAAEHDPITPGWNSDIVLNGVPDRSQVLLRTVPNAGHFSFLSPFPPALKNRNFLPSVDPDGFDREEFHRSLPGEILRFLDEKLT; encoded by the coding sequence ATGGATCGTAATACGAAGACGTTTTTTATCGGCAGTGTGGAATTGAGGATCGAGGATCCGGAGCTAGGGATTTCCTTTCCCGTTTTAGTACAGTACCCCACGGAAACTCCCTCCGTTCCGACGTCCTTCGGTCCGTACATAATGGACGTCAGTTCGAATGCGGATCTTTCCGAGGGGCGATTCCCTTTGATCGTGATTTCGCACGGGAACGGAGGCTCTCATCTTCTGTACAGAACCATCAGCACCCATTTAGCGAAGAACGGTATGATCGTCGCGATGCTGGAACATTACGGAAATAATCGCAACAACAACGAATTGGAAAACACTCGAGCGAATTTGATCAATCGCCCCAAACACGTCAGCATGACGATAGACGGACTCCTTTCCTCGGAACGTTTCGGAAAAAGCGTTCGAACCGATCGCATTGCGATGATCGGACATTCTATGGGCGGATATACCGCCTTAGCCCTTGCCGGCGGAGTTCCTTGGACGAAAGAAGGGGAAAAAGTCGAAACTCCTACCGATTCCAGACTCCGGGCGATCGTGCTCATGGCTCCGGGAGCAGGTTGGTTTTTGAACTCTTTGAGTAAGGTGACGATCCCGATTCTTTTGTTTGCCGCGGAACACGATCCCATTACTCCCGGGTGGAATTCGGATATAGTATTGAACGGAGTTCCGGATCGATCCCAGGTTCTGCTCCGGACGGTTCCCAACGCAGGTCATTTTTCCTTTTTAAGTCCTTTCCCTCCCGCTTTAAAGAATCGTAATTTTCTACCCTCCGTAGATCCGGACGGATTCGATCGAGAAGAATTCCATCGCAGTTTACCGGGGGAAATTCTGAGATTCTTGGACGAAAAACTGACTTAA